The following proteins are co-located in the Calditrichota bacterium genome:
- the tsaD gene encoding tRNA (adenosine(37)-N6)-threonylcarbamoyltransferase complex transferase subunit TsaD, with product MLILGIETSCDDSAAAVVENDRVLSNVISTQVVHRTYGGVVPEYASRAHLRLLLPVITAAMEQAKVDKHDLEGIAVTYGPGLAGSILVGLNVAKSLALALEIPWVGINHLEGHIFANFLLEERPCTPFLCLIVSGGHTQLVVVEEEGCYRTLGRTIDDAAGEAFDKVARVLGLGYPGGPAVAQLAERGNPRAIAFPRAMMQEGNFHFSFSGVKTAVLYYARALSAEELRAQLPDIAASFQAAVVDVLVHKTMAAARLCGLDTICLAGGVAANKALREALATAVSEEGYRLFVPPPALCTDNAAMVARAGISRLSRGERSGDELEPEPSLVLGNEEQITWGSC from the coding sequence CATCGAAACATCCTGCGACGACAGCGCCGCAGCGGTCGTCGAGAACGACCGCGTCCTGTCCAATGTGATTTCCACGCAAGTGGTGCATCGCACTTACGGCGGTGTGGTGCCGGAGTACGCCTCACGTGCCCATTTGCGCCTGTTGCTTCCGGTCATTACCGCCGCGATGGAGCAAGCCAAGGTGGACAAACACGACCTCGAGGGTATCGCCGTCACCTATGGCCCGGGGCTGGCAGGCTCCATCCTTGTGGGGCTCAACGTGGCAAAGAGCCTGGCGTTGGCCCTGGAGATTCCTTGGGTGGGCATCAATCACCTGGAGGGCCACATCTTTGCCAATTTCCTCCTGGAAGAGAGGCCCTGTACTCCTTTTCTCTGCCTGATTGTCTCCGGCGGCCACACGCAGTTGGTGGTAGTGGAAGAAGAGGGTTGCTATCGCACGCTCGGGCGAACCATCGACGATGCTGCAGGAGAAGCCTTCGACAAGGTGGCGCGGGTACTGGGCCTTGGCTATCCCGGTGGGCCTGCGGTCGCGCAGCTTGCGGAGCGCGGCAATCCTCGGGCGATTGCCTTCCCACGCGCCATGATGCAGGAGGGCAATTTCCATTTCAGCTTCAGCGGGGTGAAGACGGCGGTTCTCTACTACGCGCGCGCCCTCTCTGCGGAGGAACTGCGGGCACAACTCCCGGACATTGCCGCCAGCTTTCAGGCCGCAGTCGTCGATGTGCTGGTGCATAAGACTATGGCCGCGGCGAGACTTTGCGGCCTGGACACTATCTGCTTGGCAGGTGGCGTGGCTGCCAACAAGGCCTTGCGTGAGGCGCTTGCTACTGCGGTCTCAGAAGAGGGTTATAGACTCTTTGTCCCGCCACCGGCGCTCTGCACCGACAACGCGGCAATGGTCGCCCGTGCCGGTATTTCCCGCCTCTCGCGCGGCGAGCGTTCCGGCGATGAGCTTGAGCCAGAGCCCTCTC